The proteins below come from a single uncultured Carboxylicivirga sp. genomic window:
- a CDS encoding potassium transporter TrkG, with product MLNKKFIINILGLVLVFEALFMLICALVAYFYHEGDAGAITYSGLIALVIGGGSWLLTRNVPKDMIKREGFIVVTLVWIVIALFGSLPYILSGTIPRFTDAFFESISGFTTTGASVVTDIEGLPHGILLWRSVTHLLGGMGIVVLAVAVLPYFGFGGMQLFNAEAGGITNEQLHPRIAKTAKSLWGIYVALILLETVFLMFGGMPLFDALCHSFGTIASGGFSTKNDSMMSYSPYIQYVVIVFMFFAGVNFTLFYFLWKGKFKKVIQNKELQLYFFVVLSVALLIAGTLALYDKFPAEPSFRAALFQVVSIVTTTGFVSADYTAWHPYFTYAIFILMFMGACAGSTSGGPKIMRHHILVKNTMLEFKRLTHPLAVFSLKIKDKTIPKEVVYKVMAFVILYFIIFVAGSFILTFLGMDMDSAMGAAATTMGGIGPGLGTVGPMTNFLSVPEAGKWVLSFLMLLGRLELFSVLILFSPHFWRNK from the coding sequence ATGTTGAATAAAAAATTTATCATTAATATACTTGGTCTTGTTCTTGTGTTCGAGGCCTTGTTTATGCTTATTTGTGCTTTAGTTGCCTATTTTTATCACGAAGGTGATGCTGGTGCCATTACATATTCAGGTTTAATTGCTTTGGTGATTGGGGGAGGTTCTTGGTTGTTAACCAGAAATGTTCCCAAAGATATGATCAAACGCGAAGGCTTTATTGTGGTTACATTGGTGTGGATTGTAATTGCTTTATTTGGAAGCCTTCCATACATACTTAGTGGTACAATACCACGTTTTACTGATGCGTTTTTTGAATCGATATCGGGTTTTACTACAACCGGAGCTTCGGTTGTTACTGATATAGAAGGTTTACCTCATGGAATTCTTTTGTGGCGAAGTGTTACGCATCTACTTGGTGGTATGGGTATTGTGGTGTTAGCAGTTGCTGTTTTACCTTATTTCGGATTTGGTGGTATGCAGTTGTTTAATGCTGAAGCCGGAGGTATAACCAATGAACAATTACACCCACGTATTGCTAAAACTGCAAAGAGTTTGTGGGGTATTTATGTGGCTTTAATTCTGCTCGAAACTGTCTTTTTAATGTTTGGAGGTATGCCATTGTTCGATGCTTTGTGTCATAGTTTCGGAACAATAGCTTCTGGTGGTTTCTCAACTAAAAATGATAGTATGATGAGCTATTCACCGTACATTCAGTATGTAGTGATTGTGTTCATGTTTTTTGCCGGAGTAAACTTTACCTTGTTTTATTTTTTGTGGAAAGGGAAGTTTAAAAAAGTCATTCAAAACAAAGAATTGCAGTTGTACTTCTTTGTGGTATTATCAGTTGCTTTATTGATTGCGGGTACACTTGCCTTATATGATAAATTTCCTGCTGAACCATCTTTTAGAGCCGCATTATTTCAGGTGGTAAGTATTGTTACAACTACCGGATTTGTGTCGGCAGATTATACAGCCTGGCATCCATATTTTACTTATGCCATATTTATTCTCATGTTTATGGGAGCATGTGCAGGAAGTACTTCAGGTGGGCCCAAAATTATGCGTCATCATATTTTGGTGAAGAATACAATGCTGGAATTTAAAAGGTTAACACATCCCTTGGCTGTTTTTTCTTTAAAGATAAAAGACAAAACAATCCCCAAAGAAGTGGTTTATAAAGTAATGGCATTTGTAATTTTATACTTCATTATATTTGTTGCCGGATCGTTTATTCTTACATTTTTGGGTATGGATATGGATTCGGCCATGGGAGCTGCAGCTACTACTATGGGAGGTATTGGTCCTGGTTTAGGAACCGTTGGACCTATGACAAACTTTTTGTCTGTACCAGAGGCTGGTAAATGGGTGTTATCTTTCTTAATGCTTTTAGGACGTTTAGAATTATTCTCTGTTTTGATACTTTTTTCACCTCATTTCTGGCGAAATAAATAA
- a CDS encoding class I SAM-dependent methyltransferase — translation MEFYSNIVDAYDQLFPFNEKQLLFVEKALNGQLAQKSILDMGCGTGSLAIALARRSAKVRAFDYDEKMIEKAEEKRPQALDLQFRQGDMSTALGDYSSILFDAIICVGNTLVHLEEQADVLKLFWNIKKQLKPGGKFIFQIINYDRILKDQVDHLPTIENGDYTFARNYSLRRDGKINFTTSLSYKGNAVSDNEVILLPLQKSWLEQPLKDLFASVEFYGGFDSSEWTEESFYTIVEVTL, via the coding sequence ATGGAATTTTATAGTAATATAGTAGACGCTTACGATCAGCTGTTTCCCTTTAACGAGAAGCAGCTTTTATTTGTTGAAAAAGCTTTGAATGGTCAGCTTGCGCAGAAATCCATTTTGGACATGGGGTGTGGGACTGGATCATTGGCGATTGCATTGGCTAGAAGAAGTGCAAAGGTGAGAGCTTTTGATTATGATGAAAAAATGATTGAAAAAGCGGAAGAAAAGCGTCCGCAAGCTCTGGATCTTCAGTTTAGGCAAGGAGATATGAGTACTGCTTTGGGAGATTATTCTTCAATTCTTTTTGATGCGATTATTTGTGTGGGCAATACTTTGGTACATCTCGAAGAACAAGCAGATGTGCTAAAGCTATTCTGGAATATAAAAAAGCAGTTAAAGCCGGGTGGTAAATTTATCTTTCAAATTATAAATTACGATCGAATTCTTAAGGATCAGGTTGATCATTTGCCAACAATCGAAAATGGAGATTATACCTTTGCTCGCAACTACTCACTAAGGAGAGATGGTAAAATTAATTTTACAACGTCATTAAGTTATAAAGGAAATGCTGTGAGTGATAATGAAGTTATATTATTGCCATTACAAAAATCGTGGTTGGAGCAGCCTTTAAAAGATTTGTTCGCATCAGTTGAGTTTTATGGAGGATTTGACTCTTCAGAATGGACAGAAGAATCCTTTTATACAATTGTTGAAGTGACTTTATAG
- the trkA gene encoding Trk system potassium transporter TrkA, whose amino-acid sequence MRIFIAGAGEVGTHLAKMFCNANHDVILMDEDEEKLKQVDSHFDLMTIVGTISSIEDLREANVKSCDLFIAVPPYQDMSILSCILAKQLGAKTTIARVNNHEYLMEENKLFFKKLGIDELIYPEQLGAKEVSASLKQVGTRQMFEFTGSKLVMFALKVRDNALIYGKTLAEVSAMYEKQEYNIVAILRNGVTIIPRGKDIIEHNDLVYVITTKSAVRQVMDDAGKKQFEIRNVMILGGSRIGKKVAESVENEYNIKLIEIDKERAIRLADQLSNTLVINGDGRNLELLKDEGIKKMDAFVAVTGNSEVNILACQLAKKMGVPKTVAEVENIDYIDLAENIGIGTLINKKLIAASHIYRYTLRANVSHVRCLTATDAEILELTAQPGSKVTKAPLRKLGLPKDVNIGGIIRGESAIIATGDTVIEPDDKVVMFAMPMGIAKVEKMFS is encoded by the coding sequence ATGAGGATTTTTATTGCAGGAGCAGGAGAGGTCGGTACACATCTGGCAAAGATGTTTTGTAATGCTAATCACGACGTCATTTTAATGGACGAGGATGAAGAGAAGCTTAAACAAGTCGACTCTCATTTTGATCTGATGACTATTGTTGGAACCATCTCCTCAATAGAGGATTTAAGAGAGGCCAATGTTAAATCGTGTGATTTATTTATAGCTGTGCCACCTTATCAGGATATGAGTATTTTATCATGTATCCTGGCCAAACAATTAGGAGCTAAAACAACAATAGCCAGGGTAAATAATCACGAATATCTGATGGAGGAGAATAAGTTATTCTTCAAAAAGCTGGGTATTGATGAATTGATTTATCCCGAGCAACTTGGTGCCAAAGAGGTAAGTGCATCCTTGAAGCAAGTGGGGACTCGCCAGATGTTTGAATTTACAGGTAGTAAATTGGTGATGTTTGCTTTGAAAGTACGTGATAATGCCTTGATTTATGGAAAAACACTAGCTGAAGTGTCGGCTATGTACGAAAAGCAGGAATATAATATTGTTGCAATACTTCGAAATGGCGTAACCATCATTCCGCGTGGAAAGGATATTATTGAGCATAATGATTTGGTATATGTAATTACTACTAAATCAGCAGTGCGTCAGGTAATGGACGATGCCGGTAAAAAGCAATTCGAAATCCGAAATGTAATGATTTTGGGAGGAAGTAGAATTGGTAAAAAGGTTGCCGAAAGTGTTGAAAACGAATATAATATTAAGCTGATTGAAATAGATAAAGAACGTGCTATTCGATTGGCCGACCAACTTTCAAATACATTGGTAATTAATGGCGATGGCCGAAACCTAGAGCTGTTAAAAGATGAAGGTATTAAAAAGATGGATGCCTTTGTTGCGGTTACCGGTAATTCTGAAGTAAATATCCTGGCTTGTCAGTTGGCTAAAAAAATGGGTGTTCCTAAAACAGTAGCTGAGGTTGAAAATATTGATTATATCGATTTGGCTGAGAATATAGGTATTGGAACATTAATTAATAAAAAACTGATTGCTGCCAGTCATATCTATCGGTATACTTTGCGTGCTAATGTTTCGCATGTTCGATGTTTAACAGCTACCGATGCTGAAATTCTGGAGTTGACTGCTCAGCCAGGATCAAAAGTAACAAAAGCACCTTTGCGTAAGTTAGGTTTACCAAAAGATGTAAATATTGGAGGTATTATTCGAGGCGAATCTGCCATTATAGCAACTGGAGATACAGTTATCGAACCCGATGATAAGGTTGTGATGTTTGCAATGCCAATGGGGATTGCTAAAGTGGAAAAAATGTTTAGCTAG
- a CDS encoding L-threonylcarbamoyladenylate synthase gives MLLKIYEDNPNERELKKVVDTLRNGGLVIYPTDTIYGIGCDIYNSKAVEKVARIKGINLKKANLSFICYDLSHISDFTKPLDNRIFKVMKRSLPGPFTFILNANSNVPKLFKNNKKTVGIRVPDNNIIRTLVDLLGNPILSTSVKDEDDILEYSTDPELIHEKYADMVDIVIDGGYGGNEPSTIIDCTGGDMELVRQGLGTIDL, from the coding sequence ATGCTACTAAAAATATACGAGGACAATCCCAACGAACGCGAACTAAAAAAAGTTGTTGACACCTTGCGGAATGGAGGATTGGTTATTTACCCAACCGATACAATTTATGGCATTGGCTGCGATATATACAATTCAAAAGCTGTTGAAAAGGTTGCCCGCATCAAAGGCATTAATCTAAAAAAAGCTAATTTATCTTTTATTTGCTATGATTTGAGCCATATTTCGGACTTTACCAAACCGTTGGATAATCGAATTTTCAAAGTTATGAAGCGCAGTTTACCTGGACCTTTTACCTTTATTTTAAATGCCAACAGCAATGTTCCTAAATTATTTAAGAATAATAAAAAAACCGTTGGTATTCGTGTACCTGATAACAATATTATAAGAACATTAGTTGATTTGCTTGGTAACCCAATTCTTTCGACCTCGGTAAAAGACGAGGATGATATTTTAGAGTACAGTACCGATCCAGAATTAATTCATGAAAAATATGCCGACATGGTAGATATAGTAATAGATGGAGGTTATGGTGGTAACGAGCCATCAACTATAATCGATTGTACTGGTGGCGACATGGAATTAGTTCGCCAGGGCTTAGGTACAATTGATTTATAA
- a CDS encoding DUF4199 domain-containing protein, with amino-acid sequence MENEKSPLIKSGINNGVIFGIILIVINVLFYVLVDIESISLIVFGILGVVVSFIPFVVVLAVLIKRYRDKDLGGFMKYGDGLLYGTFITFIAAVLVAVYSLAFNNFIDPDYTRKVQESVTEKTLAFMESSGVPQSEIDKQMEKLDENVQSQIDDAKFMGPVKSILWSTIMGFVISLILAAIFKKEKPIFETQVE; translated from the coding sequence ATGGAAAATGAAAAATCACCTTTAATTAAGAGTGGAATCAATAATGGAGTAATCTTTGGTATTATTCTTATTGTAATTAATGTGCTGTTTTATGTGCTTGTTGATATCGAAAGTATATCACTTATCGTTTTTGGGATTCTTGGTGTAGTGGTAAGCTTTATTCCTTTTGTTGTTGTGTTGGCTGTTTTAATAAAAAGATATCGGGATAAAGACCTAGGTGGGTTTATGAAATATGGAGATGGCCTTCTTTATGGAACTTTTATAACATTTATTGCAGCGGTTTTAGTTGCGGTGTATTCATTAGCATTCAATAATTTTATTGATCCGGATTACACTCGTAAGGTTCAGGAGAGTGTTACTGAAAAAACGTTGGCTTTTATGGAGTCGAGTGGTGTTCCTCAGTCCGAAATTGATAAACAAATGGAGAAGTTGGATGAGAATGTTCAAAGCCAAATTGATGATGCCAAGTTTATGGGACCAGTTAAATCAATTTTATGGTCGACTATTATGGGTTTCGTAATTTCTCTTATCTTAGCTGCCATCTTCAAGAAAGAAAAACCAATATTTGAGACGCAGGTCGAATAG
- a CDS encoding S1/P1 nuclease gives MKNLKQFILLLSVVMFSAQYAGAWGSTGHRAIAEIAYGQLTEGTKSKIKEILGDDYLPLFANWADEIRSDKDNPYNKLPHYVNMPLDQTYEQAVKNTDGDLVTVMADMVKMLKDKKSTLEDKAVALKFIIHLVGDAHQPMHVGLADDLGGNRVEVKWFWKKSNLHRVWDEDIIDYSRLSYTELARFAGAPDGKDLKDWEKLSVVDWVNETHLITKDVYDNLGDKTFKYQYNYRYSPVVYKQIQKAGYRLAILLNDLLG, from the coding sequence ATGAAAAATTTAAAACAATTTATACTATTGCTATCAGTAGTTATGTTTTCGGCTCAGTATGCTGGAGCTTGGGGCAGTACAGGACATAGAGCCATAGCCGAAATTGCATACGGTCAACTTACAGAAGGGACAAAATCTAAAATTAAAGAAATTTTGGGTGATGATTATTTGCCTTTATTTGCTAATTGGGCTGATGAAATCAGATCGGATAAAGATAATCCATATAATAAATTGCCCCATTATGTAAATATGCCTTTAGATCAAACATATGAACAAGCAGTTAAAAATACCGATGGTGATTTAGTTACTGTGATGGCCGATATGGTAAAAATGTTGAAAGATAAAAAATCAACCCTAGAAGATAAGGCTGTTGCTTTAAAGTTTATTATTCATTTGGTGGGTGATGCCCATCAGCCAATGCATGTTGGTTTAGCCGATGATTTGGGTGGAAATAGAGTGGAGGTTAAATGGTTTTGGAAGAAAAGTAACTTGCATCGTGTATGGGATGAAGATATAATCGATTACAGCCGACTAAGTTATACTGAATTGGCCAGGTTTGCAGGTGCCCCGGATGGCAAAGATTTAAAAGATTGGGAAAAACTTTCAGTTGTTGATTGGGTAAACGAAACACACCTTATTACTAAAGATGTGTACGACAATTTGGGAGATAAAACATTTAAGTATCAATACAATTATAGATATAGTCCTGTAGTGTATAAGCAAATTCAGAAAGCTGGTTACAGGTTGGCTATATTGCTTAATGATTTGTTAGGATAA
- a CDS encoding potassium transporter TrkG: protein MLNSRFIFLVLGLLLVVEGVFMLLSAGIAALYNEYDLPYHLISSAICIVIGGVLASIFFKANKDIGKREGYLVVTSVWLVFSLFGLLPFWLSGAIPSYTDAFFETISGFTTTGSSILNDIEALPHGLLFWRSLIQWLGGMGIIVLSLAILPLLGVGGMQMFIAEVPGPVPDKLHPRITETAKRLYGIYVLFTLVEAVLLVIGGMTPFDAICHSFTTMATGGYSTKQASVAYYDSSYLQYVMIFFMFLAGANFTLSFSALKGRFSKVIKDEEFQSYFGIVIGMSAIVAVVLYFTGGAHGVEQSIRDSLFQVVSIITTTGYATADYLLWAPFLSIMIFLLMFFGGSAGSTGGGIKIVRIVLLMKNSYYELKRLVHPNAVIPVRYNDRAVGQGIITNVLAFIVIYMMIVGLSMIVMSMMGYSLDTSLGAVATSIGNIGPGLGEVGPASNFYTIPTFGKWFLSILMLIGRLEIFTVILIFSPYFWKE, encoded by the coding sequence ATGTTAAATTCCCGGTTTATTTTTTTAGTACTTGGACTGCTTTTGGTAGTTGAAGGTGTTTTTATGTTGCTTTCAGCAGGCATTGCAGCTTTGTATAACGAGTATGATTTACCTTATCATCTCATTTCTTCAGCAATTTGTATTGTTATTGGAGGAGTTCTTGCCAGTATCTTTTTTAAGGCTAATAAGGATATTGGTAAAAGAGAAGGTTATTTGGTTGTTACTTCTGTATGGTTGGTTTTTTCCCTTTTTGGCTTACTGCCTTTTTGGTTAAGCGGGGCTATTCCTTCTTATACCGATGCTTTTTTCGAAACTATTTCAGGTTTTACTACTACCGGGAGTAGTATTTTAAACGATATCGAAGCCTTGCCTCATGGGTTATTGTTTTGGCGTAGTTTAATTCAGTGGTTGGGAGGTATGGGAATTATAGTGCTGTCTTTAGCCATATTGCCCTTGTTGGGAGTAGGTGGAATGCAGATGTTTATTGCTGAGGTTCCGGGGCCGGTTCCTGATAAATTACATCCTCGAATTACTGAAACAGCAAAGCGTTTGTATGGTATATACGTACTTTTTACACTTGTTGAAGCTGTATTATTGGTGATAGGAGGAATGACTCCTTTTGATGCCATATGTCACTCGTTTACAACAATGGCTACAGGTGGATACTCAACTAAACAAGCTAGTGTGGCTTATTACGATTCGTCTTACCTGCAATATGTAATGATCTTTTTTATGTTTTTGGCCGGGGCTAACTTTACCTTGTCATTTAGTGCTTTAAAAGGTCGTTTTTCTAAGGTTATAAAAGATGAAGAGTTTCAATCTTATTTTGGAATAGTAATTGGGATGAGTGCAATCGTTGCTGTTGTTTTGTACTTTACTGGTGGAGCACATGGCGTTGAGCAAAGTATTCGCGATAGTTTATTTCAGGTGGTTTCTATAATTACCACCACAGGTTATGCAACGGCCGACTATCTGTTGTGGGCACCGTTTTTAAGTATCATGATCTTCTTATTAATGTTTTTTGGAGGATCAGCCGGTTCAACAGGTGGAGGTATTAAAATTGTGCGTATTGTATTGTTGATGAAGAACAGTTATTATGAATTGAAACGTCTTGTGCATCCAAATGCAGTAATTCCTGTTCGTTATAATGATCGCGCTGTTGGTCAGGGGATCATTACGAATGTACTTGCTTTTATCGTTATTTATATGATGATTGTTGGTTTAAGTATGATTGTAATGAGTATGATGGGGTATAGCTTAGATACCTCTCTTGGGGCCGTTGCAACATCAATCGGAAATATTGGTCCTGGATTGGGAGAAGTGGGTCCGGCCTCTAACTTTTATACTATACCAACATTTGGTAAATGGTTTTTATCTATTTTAATGTTAATTGGCCGATTAGAGATTTTTACGGTTATCTTAATTTTCTCTCCCTATTTTTGGAAAGAATAA
- a CDS encoding glycosyltransferase family 2 protein, translated as MDLSIIVPLYNEEESLKELISWIRRVVDSLDLSYEILFVDDGSSDTSWKVVEELKQTNSMVRGIRFRRNYGKSAALYCGFDAAEGDVVITMDADLQDSPDEIPELFRMIKEEGFDLVSGWKKKRFDPIGKTLPSKLFNRTVRMVSGIKLHDFNCGLKAYRKEVVKNVEVYGEMHRYIPLIAKQAGFSKIGEKIVQHQERKYGVSKFGIERTIKGFLDLMSVTFISKFGKRPMHLFGALGTLMFTVGFGSALWLGLSKLWYVYHKISAPLVTSSPYFYIALTCMMLGTQLFLAGFLGELVSRNGSERNKYHISEKID; from the coding sequence ATGGATTTATCAATTATAGTACCATTATATAACGAAGAGGAATCGTTAAAAGAATTAATTAGTTGGATCCGACGAGTAGTTGACTCGTTGGATCTTTCTTATGAAATATTGTTTGTGGATGATGGAAGTTCTGATACTTCATGGAAAGTGGTTGAAGAACTGAAGCAGACAAATTCGATGGTGCGAGGTATTAGGTTTAGGCGTAATTACGGAAAATCAGCAGCCTTGTATTGTGGTTTTGATGCAGCCGAAGGTGATGTGGTAATTACTATGGATGCCGACTTACAGGATAGTCCGGATGAGATACCCGAATTATTCCGCATGATAAAGGAAGAAGGTTTCGATTTGGTTAGTGGTTGGAAAAAGAAACGATTTGACCCAATAGGAAAAACATTACCAAGTAAGCTATTTAATCGTACAGTTCGAATGGTGTCCGGAATTAAATTGCATGATTTTAATTGTGGATTAAAAGCATATCGAAAAGAAGTAGTGAAAAATGTTGAGGTGTACGGCGAGATGCATCGTTATATTCCTTTAATAGCTAAACAAGCCGGATTTTCGAAAATTGGAGAAAAGATTGTACAGCATCAGGAGCGTAAATATGGAGTTTCAAAATTTGGGATAGAACGTACGATTAAAGGATTTTTGGATTTGATGTCGGTTACGTTTATATCTAAATTCGGAAAACGTCCCATGCACTTATTTGGTGCGTTAGGTACTTTAATGTTTACAGTCGGTTTTGGTTCTGCATTGTGGCTTGGTCTTAGCAAGCTATGGTATGTATATCACAAAATATCTGCTCCACTTGTAACAAGTAGTCCGTATTTTTATATTGCTTTAACCTGTATGATGCTAGGAACACAGCTTTTTTTAGCAGGTTTTTTAGGTGAATTAGTGTCGCGTAATGGCTCAGAACGAAATAAATACCATATTTCAGAAAAAATAGATTAA